GGCGGCTGCAGGCAGTGTTTCGCCGGCTCGAAGCGGCCTACGGCCATCAGGACTGGTGGCCGGCGGACACACGCTTCGAGATTCTCGTCGGCGCAGTCCTGACCCAGAACACCGCCTGGATCAACGTCGAGCGCGCACTCGCCAACCTGCGTAGGCGACACTGGCTGAACGCCGGGGCCATCCTGCGGGCGCCGCGGCCGCAACTGGCGGCGGCACTGAAGCCCTCCGGCTACTTCAACCTCAAGGCCCAGCGGCTGCGTGCGCTGTGCGCGTGGTTCGTGGAGACGGGCGGCTTCCGCGTCCTGGACCGCTGGGATACGGCACGGTTGCGGCAGGCCTTGCTGGGTGTGCACGGTGTCGGGCCGGAAACGGCCGATGACATCGTTTTATACGCCTTTCACCGGCCGGTGTTCGTGGTCGACGCCTATACGCGCCGGCTGTTCACGCGGCTCGGGCTGCTGCAGGGGGATCCGGGCTACGAGGCGCTGCGCACGGCCTGTGAGCGCGCACTGCCCGCGGACGCGGTCGCGTACCAGCAGTATCACGCGTTGATCGTGGAGCATGCCAAGCGCCGCTGCCGCCCGCGGCCGCTGTGCGCGGACTGCGTGCTGCGCCGGATGTGCCCGGTGGCGACCGCTGCGGGCAGGGCCGGCTAGACGCTGCGGCCGGTAAATTGCTCCTGCAGCCAGCGGCTGCAATCGTCGGCGCTGCGCAGCGGCTGTACCGCCGAGCCCTCGGCCCAGTCGCAGTCGAGCGACTGCAGCAGGTCCAGCTCGGCGCGCGAGCGGATCTCGCTCGCGCCGCAATTCAGCTTCAGGTCGTGAATCAGCGCTACCTGGCGCTCCAGCAGCAGCGCCGCGCGCGCGTCTTGCTGGGCACGCTGTACCAGAGCGCTGGCGAGCCGTGCTTCGCTGACCGGGAAATCCAGCAGGCTCGCCGGACTGCACTGGGGCCCGCCGAGGTCGGCCAGGCAGATGCCCACGCCCTGGCGCGAGAGCGACTCGAGGTGGCGCATTCCATCGCGTCCGCTGCCACGCAGCGCCTGTTCGCTGAATTCCAGCGCCAGCGCATCGCCCGGCAAGTCGTGTGCCGCCAGCAGGCGGGTCACCATCTCGCTCAGCGGCAGGCGCACCAGTGCCTGCTCCGGTAGGCGGATGGCCAGCACCAGCCCAGGGTCGCGTTTGCGCCGCCACTGCTCGAGCTGTTCCAGACCCTGCTGTAGCAGCCACAGACTGAGACTGTGCAGCAGCCCGCCGCGCTCCGGCAGATTGATGAATTCGGATTCCTCCAGTGTGCCGCGATGCGGGTGCGGCCAGCGCGGGTACAGGCGCAGGCGCCGGTAACGGCCGTCGCGCAGATCCAGCTGTGGCGCGTAGGCCAGTTCGAGGGCGTCGTGCGCAACGCCGGCATGCAGCTCGGCGGTAAGACTCAGCCGGCCGGCGCGGCGCGTTTCCAGCGAGCCGTCGTAAAGCAGAAAATCGTTCTGCTCGGTGCGTGCGGCGTACTTGGCGATCTCGGCACGTCGCAGCAGGCTCTCCGCATCCAGCATGCCGTCGCCACTGGCGATGGCCGCGCCGATACGTGCCTGCAGGCTGATCTGCATGCCGGCCAGCGCCACCGGCGTGTCGAGCGCGCGATGGATGCGCAGCGCCTGGCGCTGCAATTCGTCCGGCTCCGGCGCATGGATGAACAGCAGGCCGAACTCGTTGTGGCCCAGGTAAGCGAGTACCTGATCGCGGCTGACCAGATTCTGCAGGCGCTGCGCTACGATGCGCATCAGATCCTCGGCGATCTCCTCGCCCAGGATGCGGTCCACGTCGCGCAGCTGGTCGATTTCGATCATCAGGACCGCAGGCTGGCGCGTGGCGGCGCCGTCGCGCGCCAGGATCTGG
The window above is part of the Nevskiales bacterium genome. Proteins encoded here:
- a CDS encoding EAL domain-containing protein, which encodes MQPVTPSVELTARLFKDRVNRHAVIGSGIALLTVVVATLLACAIEFRELSLSGIIDVQKHNPALWLLDLTPFIFALWGQYTGTVMAYQASALVLDETAELRKKASALEYQIEHAQTEGPKLGLPNRRALRTVLTQILARDGAATRQPAVLMIEIDQLRDVDRILGEEIAEDLMRIVAQRLQNLVSRDQVLAYLGHNEFGLLFIHAPEPDELQRQALRIHRALDTPVALAGMQISLQARIGAAIASGDGMLDAESLLRRAEIAKYAARTEQNDFLLYDGSLETRRAGRLSLTAELHAGVAHDALELAYAPQLDLRDGRYRRLRLYPRWPHPHRGTLEESEFINLPERGGLLHSLSLWLLQQGLEQLEQWRRKRDPGLVLAIRLPEQALVRLPLSEMVTRLLAAHDLPGDALALEFSEQALRGSGRDGMRHLESLSRQGVGICLADLGGPQCSPASLLDFPVSEARLASALVQRAQQDARAALLLERQVALIHDLKLNCGASEIRSRAELDLLQSLDCDWAEGSAVQPLRSADDCSRWLQEQFTGRSV